Proteins encoded together in one Variovorax paradoxus EPS window:
- a CDS encoding YbgC/FadM family acyl-CoA thioesterase, giving the protein MSYAFPIRVYWEDTDAGGIVFYANYLKFMERGRTEWLRSLGVEQRKLKEETGGQFVVSETQLKYHRPSRLDDELLVTADLQQLGTASLIIGQQVLSKTEQERIGAAAPVLLCEGTIRIGWVNAATLRPARIPSRVSGTLERCGGSMTQPFKP; this is encoded by the coding sequence ATGAGCTACGCGTTTCCGATCCGCGTCTACTGGGAAGACACCGACGCCGGCGGCATCGTGTTCTATGCCAACTACCTGAAGTTCATGGAGCGCGGGCGCACCGAGTGGCTGCGCTCCCTGGGCGTCGAGCAGCGCAAGCTCAAGGAAGAAACCGGCGGCCAGTTCGTGGTGAGCGAAACGCAGCTCAAATACCATCGGCCCTCCCGGCTCGACGACGAACTGCTGGTCACAGCCGATCTTCAACAATTGGGCACTGCCTCATTGATAATCGGACAGCAAGTGCTATCAAAAACAGAGCAAGAGCGAATCGGCGCCGCGGCACCGGTCTTGCTGTGCGAAGGCACGATCCGTATCGGGTGGGTGAATGCCGCCACTTTGCGTCCCGCACGCATCCCTTCCCGGGTTTCGGGAACCCTCGAGCGCTGCGGCGGCTCCATGACTCAACCTTTCAAGCCATGA
- the tolQ gene encoding protein TolQ, whose amino-acid sequence MNQDLSIINLLLHASFVVQMVVLLLVIVSIASWAAIIRKYFALRRMRALNDDFEREFWSGTSLNELFASAAQNAKFAGPMERIFASGMREYQKLRERHVSDPATLLDGARRAMRASFQRELDAAEQNLSFLATVGSVSPYVGLFGTVWGIMHAFTGLAALTQVTLATVAPGIAEALVATAIGLFAAIPAVVGYNRFAREIDKIAIALETYIEEFSNILQRNLSANPGAAAAATTVAPANR is encoded by the coding sequence ATGAACCAAGATCTATCCATCATCAACCTCCTGCTCCACGCCAGCTTCGTGGTGCAAATGGTCGTGCTGCTGCTCGTGATCGTCTCGATTGCCAGCTGGGCCGCGATCATCCGCAAGTACTTCGCGCTGCGGCGCATGCGCGCGCTGAACGACGACTTCGAGCGCGAGTTCTGGTCGGGCACCAGCCTGAACGAGCTGTTCGCCTCGGCCGCCCAGAACGCCAAGTTCGCGGGACCGATGGAGCGCATCTTCGCCTCGGGCATGCGCGAATACCAAAAACTGCGCGAACGCCATGTGAGCGACCCCGCCACGCTGCTGGACGGCGCCCGCCGCGCGATGCGTGCGAGCTTCCAGCGCGAGCTCGATGCGGCCGAGCAGAACCTCTCGTTCCTCGCGACCGTCGGCTCGGTGTCGCCGTATGTGGGTCTCTTCGGCACGGTCTGGGGGATCATGCATGCCTTCACCGGCCTGGCCGCGCTCACGCAGGTGACGCTGGCCACCGTGGCGCCCGGCATTGCCGAAGCGCTGGTGGCCACCGCCATCGGCCTCTTCGCCGCGATTCCCGCGGTGGTCGGCTACAACCGCTTCGCCCGCGAGATCGACAAGATCGCCATCGCCCTCGAGACCTACATCGAGGAGTTCTCCAACATCCTGCAGCGCAACCTCTCGGCCAACCCGGGCGCGGCCGCCGCGGCAACCACGGTGGCTCCGGCCAACCGCTGA
- a CDS encoding pyridoxal phosphate-dependent aminotransferase: MRISTRAERIEPFYVMEVAKAAGALAREVAHTDRPMIFLNIGEPDFTAPPLVQEAALRAVRAGATQYTQATGLDHLRERISGWYRERFNVDVPARRIVVTAGASAALQLACLALIESGDEILLPDPSYPCNRHFVSAADGKAVLIPTTAEERFQLTAAKVEAAWTEKTRGVLLASPSNPTGTSIAPDELRRIHKVVSDRGGITLIDEIYLGLSYDDAFGQTALAIDDNVISINSFSKYFNMTGWRLGWLVVPEVLVPVVERLAQNLFICASTVSQYAALACFEDASIAEYERRRAEFKARRDWFIPQLDALGLNVPVVPDGAFYAWADCTSFAEKLGISGSWDFAFETMKRAHVAVTPGRDFGTAETAKFVRFSTASSMEHLKEAVERLRAMAENRAQ; this comes from the coding sequence ATGAGGATTTCGACGCGCGCGGAGCGCATCGAGCCCTTCTATGTGATGGAGGTGGCGAAGGCTGCCGGGGCGCTGGCGCGCGAAGTGGCGCACACCGACCGGCCGATGATCTTCCTGAACATCGGCGAGCCCGATTTCACCGCGCCTCCGCTGGTACAGGAAGCCGCCCTGCGCGCCGTGCGCGCGGGCGCCACGCAGTACACGCAGGCGACTGGCCTCGACCATCTGCGCGAACGCATCAGCGGCTGGTACCGCGAGCGATTCAACGTCGACGTGCCCGCCCGCCGCATCGTGGTGACGGCCGGCGCTTCGGCCGCACTGCAGCTCGCCTGCCTCGCGCTGATCGAATCGGGTGACGAGATCCTGCTGCCCGACCCGAGCTATCCCTGCAACCGCCACTTCGTGAGTGCGGCGGACGGCAAGGCGGTGCTCATCCCGACGACGGCCGAAGAGCGCTTCCAGCTCACCGCCGCCAAGGTCGAGGCCGCCTGGACCGAGAAGACGCGCGGCGTGCTGCTCGCCTCGCCCTCCAATCCGACCGGCACCTCGATCGCGCCCGACGAGCTGCGCCGCATCCACAAGGTCGTGTCCGACCGCGGCGGCATCACGCTGATCGACGAGATCTACCTGGGCCTGTCCTACGACGACGCCTTCGGGCAGACCGCGCTGGCCATCGACGACAACGTCATCAGCATCAACAGCTTCAGCAAGTACTTCAACATGACCGGCTGGCGCCTGGGCTGGCTGGTGGTGCCCGAAGTGCTGGTGCCGGTGGTCGAGCGCCTCGCGCAGAACCTCTTCATCTGCGCGAGCACGGTGTCGCAATATGCGGCGCTCGCCTGCTTCGAGGATGCGAGCATCGCCGAGTACGAACGCCGCCGCGCCGAGTTCAAGGCGCGACGCGACTGGTTCATTCCGCAACTCGACGCCCTGGGCTTGAACGTGCCCGTGGTGCCCGATGGCGCCTTCTACGCCTGGGCCGACTGCACCAGCTTCGCCGAGAAGCTTGGCATCTCGGGCAGCTGGGATTTCGCCTTCGAGACCATGAAGCGCGCCCACGTCGCCGTCACGCCCGGCCGCGATTTCGGCACGGCAGAAACGGCGAAGTTCGTGCGCTTCTCCACCGCGAGTTCGATGGAACATCTGAAAGAAGCCGTCGAGCGCCTGCGCGCAATGGCCGAGAACCGGGCGCAATGA